The genomic stretch ccttgccgtccgtgccggggagcccggcagaggcgaaggcagcgctgcaggtgcagggtcagcggcggggaggagacctggccctggcagcggctccgggagcagcgattggcgctgggccgcccgcactgcagagagccggggcccttgtgcctgcccttgtgcccagggcgcctttccccgccgcccgcccgcccgcccgctcgggggaaatgccccctgtgccgcccctcagggccgcccctcgccgctgccccaggcgctcccggcgccgcctggaggggcccaggcctcggcctcaccctgctcagcccgaggcctggaaaagcagattcaaacacccacccagaaagtgccccaggatgccaGGGTCAATCTTTTGTCACCAGCACGGCTTTGCTATCAGAGTCTGGACGGGAGTAGAAAATcaccaggggaaaagagcatgaaCAAGTTCTGCCTTGGCACTACCTCAAGGCTTTGAGGGAGAGGCTCTGTGGTGCTTTCTTGcttgcagggacacacagaaagtgttgaaatggtaaaaataatcaaaaccCCTTTGAAAGAGACCCTAGGGAGCCTGGCCCCCCAGAAATGATGCTGAAGAGAGGCCCTTTTGCTGACCCGCAAGCTCAAGCATGTTTGCATGCTGCTATTTTGCAACAGTCTCAGAAACTTGCATGAGAGGCTTCTCATGCATTTCCAGACATGGGACTAGCACCTCCATCTTATACCCCCATTGGACAAGAGGCAAATGAGACTTGTATGAGTTTCCTAGGCCGCCTCAGAAATGCAGTAGTTTGGGCTCCAGGAATGTGCCCAGAGGTTAAAGCTGTGCTAGGAATGCAATTAGCAGTAGAAAATGCAAATCTCACCTCCAAAAGGATCCTGCAAACTTTGCCCAGAACAGCTAATGTGGCAGACATGACAGAAGCTTGTTTGGGAGTAGGAGCTCCAGAGGACAAGGCCACCTATCCAGCAACGCAATGGCAACTGCCCTTGAGCCACTTGTGCAGCACAGAGAAAATGGCCCCGACCGAGTTTGCCTTCGGTGTGGCAGCCACGGGTGCAAAGTTAGAGCCGTAAAGAAAAGTAACAAACAGCAACAGCTACTGGTTCCAAGGGAAAGTGCAGCAGATGTGACAAGCACGGGCACCGAAGCGGCGAATGCAAATCCACAGACGAGAGAGACGGAGCCGCTGGGACCCGCGGAACCGAGCGCTAAAGGGGGCGCGCCGTGACACAAATGCTCCCCCACAACCTGGACATTCTTCAATCAGCCACAGCCGGGAGCGCAGGAGTcggtgtggcagcagcagcagaagctgccttGGAAAACACTGACGTGCAAGTCATCCCATCTACAGCAAACGGACCTTTGGGAcattgtcctagggtgacgttacgatgcttgtatccccattcatgtctTCTGTtcatgctggatattatgttctgtgccttcaagactggctctgaagagtgaaagttttgttttggtttcttatcagcctgctcctccacagctggtgggacacagagacggGGCAGtacatggtgctgcttttgctttttgcttggctttttgctttgctcttgctcctgctttgctctcgctttttgcttctgctcattagttagtttagctaagcagtctgaatttttccctggactgtttttcctttccttttttcagaattacttgaacctgctctggactgggacctgggaaacaccgagagtttgcaccttgtggctgcagcagctgccccagcgccggagggactgagaacagagcgaccacccccaagagagactttctgaatttgtcatcctTTTCAGAGCCAGGAAAGAGCGGTGTCAtgggtattgttcattttgtgtgctgggggtgctgtgcctgttaaatgaacaggttctttccacttctctctgagcaATCCctcccgaaccggttggggggagggccctgtggctttgctttctggaggggcccccgtGGAGGTTTTCTctcaaatttgccctaaaccaggacacatctcaaaaaaattagaattataaataaagaaataataattaaaattaaataaattataataaaaatgaaatataaaaatctcaagTCTTCCTTACAATATTCCAATGGttcaacccaaaaaaacaacaattatTGCTATAATCTTActaatgcatataaataaacaaattatatacCAAGAAATCCCTTTTGAAAGTTTTAACTCGATGACTAATATACTTTAgataaaaaatatctaaaaaaaCTAACATACAATCTAACACACCTTAGTgaaacaattcatattacaaatatactaaacacaaaaccaaagagcagtataatttctcagacatttaaaccaaacaattaaactttatCACCCTTAGATActcaaaaacaattaaaatattttttaaaaatttaattccaGGTGAGTGGCTTTACTTGGATATTGGTTTTTGGACTGTTTGggttagatgatttaaaaatgggacttttataggaattgaatcagctgagaaggtggcactctgcaaacagaactgactgaaaatgaacggGACAGAAATCAGGACCTcttgaaagttttatttgctatcaaatacatcccacacacccaggccCACACAacccccatcccactgctccacatgatcccacttctcccaatctccttccaaccccaTCTCACCATGATGGCTGTGGAATTAAGCAAGTTTATCCTGGGACTGAGTTTTTTTGAGGAGGGAACAAGCAATTTGAAGTGGGATTGAGCATTTATGGCTTAAAACTTAGTTGTTTTCAGTGGGATTTGAGTGGTTTTAAGGTGACAGATCAATCCCTCTGGGTTTTTGGAGTGCAAAGATATTGAGAAGAGCAAAAATTAAAGCCAAACCAAAGGACAAACAGCCAGGCGTgctcccaacatggatcacagggaatgtgagtgaccagggctgtgcccaaagtgcctcctccagtgggggatggagctggagcagcacacgaagctcttcccgcacttggggcactcgcagggcttcccttaccggtgcctccgttggtgtcgggTCAAGTTAGAGCTCtgtgagaagctcttcccacactggggacactcgtagggcctctccccagtgtggatgcgccggtgcctgacgAGGGTGCAGTTGCGCTGGAATCCCTTCCTGCAGTctgggcattggaagggcctctcctctgtgtgaatccgatagtgccggaggagactggagctggtctgaaacctcttcctgcatttatcacactcgtagggcctctcccctgtgtggatgcgctggtgatTGACAAGGTCGGAGTTgtacttgaatcccttcccacagtctgggcattggaatggcctctcctctgtgtgaatccaaCAGTGccggaggagactggagctggtctgaaacctcttcctgcatttatcacactcgtagggcctctccccagtgtggatgcgccggtgggtgacgagggtggagttctGCCTGAATCCCTTCCtgcagtcggggcattggaagggcctctcctctgtgtgactctgatagtgctggAAGAGACtcgagctggtctgaaacctcttcccacacttggagcactcatagggtctctccccagtgtgggtcctctggtgcttgatcaggctggagctctctctgaagctcttcccacactccccacactcgtagggccgttccccagtgtgggtcctctggtgcctgatcaggtggcagttccacctgaagctcttcccacactccacgcacgtgtggggcttctccccatcatggagctgctcacggagcaccagctccgagctctgcctccatctccggccgccttcccggcccaggctggctctttccccctcacatccccgccatctgcgtttgcagcccctcctcgtgcggcatctccggggcttttcctccccgttggcttcctgcgcagtggagccactcaaaacggcctctgccaccaggttctgccgcgggcatttgtcctccctgctctccatgctcagctcctgctctgggcgaggaaggacaaggacagcatgggatttgcctccgtgccacaggcaagggcaacgagatccccccagggctgtgctgcagccgggggccctgctgggctgggagatggagcagcacagaggggaaaggggcactgacttcctcctcacctgcctcagtgtcccggggcatcttcctcttcctcgcagCCTCCCAGGGGTTggcaatgggaaatcctggtttgggaaaacaagggatgagcgTGTTTGTAGGAGCGTCGGGGGTAGCACGGTCTggacggacggagacgagagatctctgcagccaggtcatggaacttgcggtttattgcaaagggcctgggtgcagggccctgcttggagctgccagccacagcttggagcaggcctgagagaagagaggagcagagagtatgagagggtgagagagtaagaGGGTAAGAGTGTAAGAGAGTAaggttcccgttacaatacaatgaatcttcttctgtgttaaATATTCTATTTCTCACTAACCAGTCCAGAACAAGATACAAATCCAATAGCATTTACATATAGcctgtaagaatcattacatcacCATACTGTATTACATTTtcaaccctaaaaactcctctttggaccccttcagCTGAGCTAGTAGAGTCTGCTgtgacccttggacctgtctgcaagcagtgGAAGTTGTTTCATCAGAAGAGGATAACATTCAGTtgggccacaccattgttttccacttgttcagtaactaaggtaTCTAAAAgcctgctttcatttcaatcttgcttatagtttctatattctcaaaatcgtttgccagacaatcatatttataaggctttcctgtttcatcttccccaacacacGTTGAGTTTAAAGGTCCCTCCGACCAAGTCCATCTCTACAAGTCACCGGCCATCTGGGCTCCAGTAAACcctcccaaacaccaagattcagccctgaaaaagcctcCCAGGGGTTCCCTGTCCCTGGTGCCTTCCCTCTGGTGTTCAGGGgttcccccctgtcccagctgctggggtcacCCTTGCATTGGGGGTCCCCCTTCTCCTGggtgcccgccctgcccaggctgctggcagtgccagcaatgccaaaagctcccccctcttccctctccccatttcgggatgccggggctctttgggctcccgggctcccttctcccctcattctctgctctgcgctgcagcgcctccaaggagtcccccctgcccctctccaggctcttgaggctcccgccaatggcggcgctcccccctctctggcctccccactttggcctcctggggcacacagggctctgctcctccaggctgcctctgccggcagccgccaccgccaccccccgatgtccccccgaggggccttttccgctcacccttggacttcttcattctccaaacatcccccaaaaacccaacccagggaccccccaggatatccgggccgggctccccctccccactcACCTGCgccatgggggggggggggggggggggggggcgatgatcccacaggtgggggctgcgaattcaggcagggatcgagaccgcgtggctcccgcagctcagccttgatctgcctttgtccctcctcttcctcttcctcccgctcctcctctgtcttatctccacctccctctcctcctccgccctaaccccgcctccttcactgctctttctcctcccgctcctcctcttccatcccccctcctcctcctcccctgtcttATCCCCACccccatctcctcttccatcccgccccttccattccttctcctcctcctccccccttacccgcctcctcctccccctccatccctgcccttccctccctcctcctcctcccccagcagcagccacaccctcggtgccccgttcccgcagccctcgcagcccgcggcagcagcggcgatGGAGCCGGGACAGGTCGGCacgggcagcgcggggctctcggctgctcccagccgctgcgggcggggggaacccggcccgggccaaaggagaggcaaactgggcaaactgggggcacatcacaaagctaaggatgcagcagaaaatggagctgaaagaattttaatattaactccaaacgaggaaaaactggaaattccaagtttagggaagccgagaaaaaagaattaaacaagataggaaatgaacaagataaatcagggaaatagaaacttctacatggaagacaattacttaataaaatgtgcttactaggaaaagattagaagacgtgcatcagaaaccccactggcgtactcaagctttgtgtgatcattttttaaggaattttgggtgcactgggatttttggtgtagcaaagcaagtcactgaaagatgcttaatttgccaaaggataaataaaaaggtgatgagaaaaacaacattaggaggtcatgagttagctcgtcgaccatttcaaaatatccaagcagaagtttagatttgttaggttctggatttatttggaaaaaaacccatttaatctagaagaaagagaatatgccatatgttagacaggagattttaggagaataaaaatctttgaagtatcagaaacacccgagggaaaaaaacaagaaaataaaaaggggaaatgaaagggaggggaaccagaggaaaagtcagaaagagagtgggatcctctgcagctcttgccccctccgttggcggccgaggcgcctgtcccgggtcccggctcgctgcccgcctcagctccgcctgccccggtttccatcccaggtgcgggctcactgcccagggcagctccacctgccccggcgctggcggtgaatttgtgtgccctggccccactgcccggcccgcggccgctctgccggccatgctgggcaagatggggttgctctgtcctgccgcgtgggccgaggtcaccgcgccgaccgcaccgagggcgggtcccagccatcccatccccggctgccctgcccgtgccagctgcgctgggcagcgccgctgctgctgccggggtctcccacctgccttttctctgccgggagctgccggatcagccgccataagccatgtgggggctgcccacgctccggctcggcctccacgggaagatccccctctggcgattccggcagcacaccctgcccacactccgaccgagcctcggcgggatatcctcccctgacccctcctgctctgagttacgtccccttggtaaccacagctcctgctgttcagggaaaatccctctctctacaggaagcaccttatcgaaacactaggagctcagttaaaaggcagccctctccaaattctttcccaacacgggagaaaggctacagaaggtaaaaaagtgaaagagttagatgaagggattgctctattgccgttcagagaggttcccatggcagggatgcgctgccccgccccgcgggagccaccggcgcccctgccggccgtgcccggaactgcacccaaggggaaagcgccgcagccgaaaggccgggaccggctccgggctctgtttgttggcactgccggagctgttgatacacactactattattatattatacacactagtaaagaaccgttattcctaatcccatatctttgcctgagagccccttgatttcactatcctaaaaattaagagggaggggctttgcattctccattccaagagaggctttttctgccttcccaagcagacacctgtcttgtaaagcaagacaagcacccacaggcactgaggggggctgcaggaggggcagaagaaggccctgcagcacttgggcacaaaggcccagcaggtgagtgcaagaagggagcagcaaaaggccaagctgaaggcaaaggccagggcagagctcctacag from Agelaius phoeniceus isolate bAgePho1 chromosome 28, bAgePho1.hap1, whole genome shotgun sequence encodes the following:
- the LOC143696063 gene encoding uncharacterized protein LOC143696063, with amino-acid sequence MTWLQRSLVSVRPDRATPDAPTNTLIPCFPKPGFPIANPWEAARKRKMPRDTEAEQELSMESREDKCPRQNLVAEAVLSGSTAQEANGEEKPRRCRTRRGCKRRWRGCEGERASLGREGGRRWRQSSELVLREQLHDGEKPHTCVECGKSFRWNCHLIRHQRTHTGERPYECGECGKSFRESSSLIKHQRTHTGERPYECSKCGKRFQTSSSLFQHYQSHTEERPFQCPDCRKGFRQNSTLVTHRRIHTGERPYECDKCRKRFQTSSSLLRHCWIHTEERPFQCPDCGKGFKYNSDLVNHQRIHTGERPYECDKCRKRFQTSSSLLRHYRIHTEERPFQCPDCRKGFQRNCTLVRHRRIHTGERPYECPQCGKSFSQSSNLTRHQRRHR